Genomic window (Mycolicibacterium smegmatis):
GTCGACATCGCCGACCCCCTGACCTGGCTCACCTTCGCTGCCGCGGTGACCGACCGGATCAAGCTCGGCACTGGCGTCATCATTCTGCCGCAACGCAACCCGGTGGTATTGGCCAAGCAGGCGGCCTCACTCGACGTGCTCAGCGGCGGTCGCCTGCTGCTTGGGGTTGGGGTGGGGTGGCTGGCTGAAGAGTTCGCCGCTGTGGGCGTGCCGTGGGCCGACCGCGGCCGCCGACACGACGACTACATCGAGGCGATGCGCGCGCTGTGGCGTGACACCAAGGCCAGCGTGCACAACACCTACACCGATTTCGACAACGCGATCAGCCTGCCCCAACCCGCCGGCGGCGCCGTACCGATCGTCATCGGCGGCCGCTCGAACCGATCCGCGCGCCGGGCAGCCGCGATCGGGGACGGCTACTTCCCCAGCATCACCGAGCCCGACCAACTGAGCCCACTGCTAGACATCATGAACTCCGAAGCCCAACGGTTGCATCGCGATCCCACTGACATCGAGGTGACCGTGCCCTACCCCGGCGACCCTGCCGAACTCACCGCCGCCGCCCACGGTGACACTGCCGCGCTCGAACGCATTACGGCACTGCTGCAGGGATTCGCCGACAGCGGGGTGTCGCGAACACTGCTGGCCGGCGTGGCCGACGAGGCACTCCCGCCCTTGCTCAAGCACCTGGGCGACCGCGTCGATCTGAGCTGATTGACCTGACGCCGCTGCTCACCCCGCAGCAACGCCCATATCCACGAGACCCAGCAACGACCCCACCGCCATCCCTACACACCAAGGAGAACACCCATGGGACAGCTCGACGGCAAAGTAGCATTGATCACCGGTGGAAGCGCCGGCATCGGTTTGGCGACCGCACGCAGCTTCGCCTCCGAAGGCGCCCAGGTCTATCTGACCGGACGCCGTAAGGAGGTCGTCGACGCCGCCGTCGCCGACATCAAGGCTGACACTGGCGTCCAGGTCACCGGCATCGTCGGCGACGTGTCCGACATGGCGTCGCTGGACGCGTTGTATAAGACCATCACCGATCGCAGCGGCCGCCTCGACGTGCTGGTCGCCAACGCCGGCAGCGGCCGCCCCATCGGCCTGGCCGATATCACCGAAGAGCACTACGACACCACCTTCGACGACAACGTCAAGGGCCTAGTGTTTACCGTGCAGAAGGCGTTGCCGCTGCTGCCCGACGGGGCCTCAGTGGTGCTGATGTCGTCGATCTCTGGCATCGACGGCCAGCCAGGCATGAGCGTGTACGCCGCCACCAAGGCAGCGATCCGCAACTTCGCCCGCTCCTGGGCGATCGAACTTGCGCCGCGCAACATCCGCGTCTCGGCGCTGTGCCCCGGGCCGGTGAACACCCCCGGCATGAGCAACGTCCTGGAAGAACTCGGCGACGACGGCGCCAGCACCATCACCACACCAATGGGACGACTGGGCGAGGCCAGTGAGATCGCAGCCGGCGCAGTGTTCCTCGCCTCGGAACAATCGTCCTTCCTCACCGGCTCGGACCTGATCATCGACGGTGGCGCAGCCGTCTAGAGCCCTGGGCACTGTCACCAAACTGCACGAGACAAACTCGATGGGAATTCATGACTCTCTCCGGCAGTCCCCTCCAACACGGAGCTGGTTGCTGCGATGGCGCACCGACGTGAGCAGACCGGCACCAACTGGGCTGGTAAACGGCGCGCCGGGATCAGTCAGGAAACGACGCCTCCTGCGGATTGCGGTGGGGGAGTCGCGGCGGGATCCGCTTTCTTCGCAGGCTGCGCACCACCAGGCGGACGGGAACGGTGGCAGCGCCGCAGGCGGAGTACGTGGACTCGATCGACATCAATGACCAGCTGTTCGCGCTGCCGAAGACGCGACTCGTACTCTGC
Coding sequences:
- a CDS encoding LLM class F420-dependent oxidoreductase; the protein is MKLGLFGINVGAGTTPQRAHSTAVLAEELGLESLWALDHVVMPSGYETKYPYHESGKMMGGAEEVDIADPLTWLTFAAAVTDRIKLGTGVIILPQRNPVVLAKQAASLDVLSGGRLLLGVGVGWLAEEFAAVGVPWADRGRRHDDYIEAMRALWRDTKASVHNTYTDFDNAISLPQPAGGAVPIVIGGRSNRSARRAAAIGDGYFPSITEPDQLSPLLDIMNSEAQRLHRDPTDIEVTVPYPGDPAELTAAAHGDTAALERITALLQGFADSGVSRTLLAGVADEALPPLLKHLGDRVDLS
- a CDS encoding SDR family NAD(P)-dependent oxidoreductase, translated to MGQLDGKVALITGGSAGIGLATARSFASEGAQVYLTGRRKEVVDAAVADIKADTGVQVTGIVGDVSDMASLDALYKTITDRSGRLDVLVANAGSGRPIGLADITEEHYDTTFDDNVKGLVFTVQKALPLLPDGASVVLMSSISGIDGQPGMSVYAATKAAIRNFARSWAIELAPRNIRVSALCPGPVNTPGMSNVLEELGDDGASTITTPMGRLGEASEIAAGAVFLASEQSSFLTGSDLIIDGGAAV